The proteins below are encoded in one region of Candidatus Bathyarchaeota archaeon:
- a CDS encoding site-specific integrase has translation MDVERYIFDLKATNKYKSILLLSYSHFCKANGIVWHKPELRVEPYPVRVPTEERIDRIISSSTKRFATIFQLSKHGLRPDEISKITLRDLDLDRGTLRVRTSKLGLGRTVQLKPQVRDLLREYVSRLKFKDIDSRIFPNADQIRDAWSRYRRRAYEKFKDPELLKVRLYDLRHWFATTEYLRTRDVLHLKYLMGHRNIQSTLMYVHLSEGLMNYSEDYICKVAGSLEEAVELVEAGFEYVTDFEGKKLFRKRK, from the coding sequence TTGGATGTGGAGAGATATATCTTCGACCTTAAGGCCACCAATAAGTACAAGAGCATTCTCTTACTCTCCTATAGCCACTTTTGCAAGGCTAATGGGATAGTTTGGCATAAGCCTGAGCTCAGGGTTGAACCATATCCTGTAAGAGTCCCCACGGAGGAGAGAATAGACCGGATAATCTCTTCTTCTACGAAGAGATTTGCGACTATATTTCAGCTCTCCAAGCATGGGTTGAGGCCTGATGAGATAAGCAAGATAACTCTAAGAGACCTGGATCTGGATCGTGGGACACTGAGGGTTAGAACCTCCAAATTGGGCTTGGGTAGAACTGTTCAACTTAAACCACAGGTGAGGGATCTTTTAAGAGAATATGTTTCTAGGTTGAAGTTTAAAGATATAGATTCTAGGATCTTCCCTAATGCTGACCAGATTAGGGATGCTTGGAGTAGGTATAGGAGGAGGGCTTATGAGAAGTTCAAGGATCCTGAATTACTCAAAGTCAGGCTCTATGATCTCAGACATTGGTTTGCGACTACCGAGTATTTAAGGACTAGGGATGTTTTACATTTGAAATATTTGATGGGGCATCGGAATATTCAGAGTACTCTGATGTATGTGCATCTTTCTGAAGGCTTAATGAACTATTCAGAGGATTATATCTGCAAGGTAGCCGGAAGCCTAGAAGAAGCCGTGGAATTGGTAGAGGCGGGCTTTGAATATGTCACGGATTTCGAAGGCAAGAAGCTTTTCAGAAAACGTAAATAG